The following coding sequences lie in one Moritella viscosa genomic window:
- the cheR gene encoding chemotaxis protein methyltransferase has translation MPQFCADTHRYPFSIMSMQDAEFKYLAQLALHQCGIVLGESKRDMLYGRVMKRIRYLRLNSFSAYCQLLQDSCSGEQSEFINAITTNLTAFFREKHHFDFLQQVALPDCKRHNANKKLRIWSAGCSTGQEPYSIAMSIENNLLHWDTKILATDLDSDVLSHAQHGIYDDLAGIPISYRTRYCSDIKKYHQYVMDDKVKDIITFKQLNLLAKWPMTGLFDVIFCRNVLIYFNDETKRKLIQRFYSLLKPGGYLFIGHSESLQGFNTHFTLVGQTVYQR, from the coding sequence ATGCCGCAGTTTTGTGCTGATACTCATCGCTATCCATTTAGTATTATGAGCATGCAGGATGCGGAATTTAAGTATTTAGCCCAGCTTGCTCTTCATCAGTGCGGTATTGTACTTGGTGAGTCCAAGCGAGATATGCTTTATGGTCGGGTAATGAAAAGGATTCGGTATCTCAGGCTAAATAGTTTTTCTGCTTATTGTCAGTTATTGCAAGATAGCTGCAGTGGGGAACAGAGTGAGTTTATTAATGCGATCACGACAAATTTAACCGCTTTCTTTCGTGAGAAGCATCATTTTGACTTTTTACAGCAAGTCGCGTTACCTGACTGTAAACGGCACAACGCAAACAAAAAACTTAGAATATGGTCTGCAGGATGTTCGACAGGCCAAGAGCCATATTCAATCGCCATGAGTATTGAAAACAACTTGCTGCATTGGGATACAAAAATATTAGCAACAGATTTAGATAGTGATGTGTTATCTCATGCTCAACATGGCATTTACGATGATCTTGCGGGCATACCTATTTCCTATCGTACTCGGTATTGTTCAGATATCAAAAAATATCATCAGTATGTTATGGATGACAAAGTGAAAGATATTATTACGTTCAAACAACTAAATTTACTCGCTAAATGGCCAATGACGGGTCTTTTTGATGTGATATTTTGTCGTAATGTCTTAATTTACTTTAATGATGAAACGAAGAGAAAACTCATTCAACGGTTTTATTCACTACTTAAGCCGGGTGGCTATCTTTTTATTGGTCATTCTGAAAGCTTACAAGGCTTTAACACTCACTTTACGCTTGTTGGTCAAACGGTTTATCAACGTTAA
- the cheA gene encoding chemotaxis protein CheA, which yields MDIDLKQFQNVFIEECVEGLEVMEAELLKLSPGSVDSEVINTIFRVAHSIKGGAGTFGFNELTEFTHVAETLLDDLRAGKLVLIDRHISLFLQTVDCLREWIQLLACDSESIPNSAEEIKCKYNQLLQLDINQQALSNDNERPVAESAKLAVSARDYSFWLINFIPGQDILKQGNEPRLIFAELQDMGELKVTPKITELPLWQALLPEDIYVSWELELISDISESQIKEAFEWVEDDSKITIIHSNTLPHSKAECLNTDYCLADPEITQVVSKTITNKPSTERNSIRVSIDKVDALINMVGELVITQAMLSELGHNFSAEKLPELKKGLVQLSQHTREMQDSVMKIRMLPIQFALNRIPRMVRDLSEKLGKNVLLRMQGEETELDKIMLEKLTDPIIHLVRNALDHGIETIEERKRAGKSDVACLGITAFHQGGEIIIEIRDDGRGLNRSKIHAKAIEKGITNQDQHYSHSQIDELIFMPGFSTIETISDISGRGVGMDVVKKNIESLGGDIKVESHDGEGCLFSICLPLTLSIMDGQLIEIGNKTYILPIMSIIESLQLKDGMVTKLADQTEVFKLRDEFIPIIRLYQVLNHETSLGCITDGLLVVVEHGNNKYGLLVDDLAAQQQVVIKNLEDNFMKVSCVSGATILGNGTVALILDIADMVKKVTNERRQIQGLRAHVAA from the coding sequence ATGGATATCGATCTTAAACAATTCCAGAATGTATTTATTGAAGAATGTGTCGAAGGGTTAGAGGTGATGGAAGCCGAACTGCTAAAGTTATCTCCTGGCTCAGTTGATAGCGAAGTCATTAATACTATTTTTCGAGTCGCTCATTCCATCAAAGGAGGGGCGGGCACATTTGGTTTTAATGAACTCACTGAATTTACCCATGTCGCAGAAACATTACTTGATGATTTGCGTGCAGGAAAATTAGTCCTTATTGACAGGCATATTAGTCTGTTTTTACAAACTGTTGATTGTTTAAGAGAGTGGATCCAACTATTAGCCTGTGATTCAGAATCAATCCCTAATAGTGCAGAAGAGATTAAATGTAAATATAACCAATTGTTACAATTAGATATAAATCAACAAGCATTATCGAATGATAATGAAAGGCCTGTTGCTGAGTCTGCTAAGTTGGCTGTTAGTGCACGAGATTATAGCTTTTGGTTAATTAACTTTATTCCGGGCCAGGATATTTTAAAGCAAGGCAATGAGCCTCGTTTAATCTTTGCTGAATTACAGGATATGGGTGAGTTAAAAGTAACCCCTAAGATTACCGAACTCCCATTATGGCAGGCGTTATTACCAGAAGATATTTATGTTAGCTGGGAACTAGAATTAATTAGCGACATCAGTGAGTCGCAAATAAAAGAAGCATTTGAGTGGGTTGAAGATGACTCAAAAATTACCATTATACATTCCAATACTCTCCCTCACTCCAAGGCTGAATGTCTTAATACAGATTATTGTTTGGCTGACCCCGAAATAACCCAAGTTGTATCGAAAACAATAACAAATAAACCCTCGACTGAAAGAAATTCAATTCGGGTATCAATTGATAAAGTTGATGCGTTAATTAACATGGTTGGTGAACTCGTGATCACTCAAGCGATGCTTAGTGAGCTTGGTCATAATTTTTCTGCTGAGAAACTACCAGAATTAAAAAAAGGCCTTGTTCAGTTATCTCAACATACCCGTGAGATGCAAGATAGTGTGATGAAAATTAGAATGCTGCCGATCCAATTTGCCCTTAATCGTATACCTAGAATGGTAAGAGATCTAAGTGAGAAATTAGGTAAAAACGTACTGCTTAGGATGCAAGGTGAAGAGACGGAGCTAGATAAAATTATGCTTGAAAAACTTACTGATCCAATTATACATCTCGTTCGTAACGCTTTAGATCATGGCATTGAAACCATCGAAGAACGTAAACGTGCCGGTAAAAGTGACGTTGCTTGTCTGGGGATCACAGCATTTCATCAAGGTGGCGAAATTATTATTGAGATCCGCGATGATGGTCGAGGGTTAAACAGATCGAAAATCCATGCCAAAGCGATTGAAAAAGGCATTACTAATCAAGATCAGCATTATAGTCATAGTCAGATTGATGAGTTAATTTTTATGCCAGGATTTTCAACCATCGAAACGATCAGCGACATTTCTGGTCGTGGTGTCGGCATGGACGTGGTGAAGAAAAATATTGAATCGCTTGGTGGTGATATTAAAGTTGAGTCTCATGATGGAGAGGGCTGTCTATTTTCGATTTGCTTGCCATTAACGCTCTCTATTATGGATGGTCAATTAATAGAAATAGGTAATAAAACGTATATCTTACCTATTATGTCAATTATTGAGTCACTGCAACTGAAAGATGGCATGGTGACTAAGTTGGCGGACCAAACTGAGGTCTTTAAATTACGCGATGAATTTATTCCTATTATTCGACTTTACCAAGTACTAAACCATGAAACTAGCTTAGGGTGTATTACCGATGGACTATTAGTTGTTGTTGAACATGGCAATAATAAATATGGTTTATTAGTTGATGATTTGGCAGCGCAACAGCAAGTGGTGATTAAAAATTTAGAAGACAATTTTATGAAAGTGAGCTGTGTATCCGGCGCTACTATTTTAGGTAACGGAACGGTTGCTTTAATTTTAGATATTGCTGATATGGTTAAAAAAGTCACGAATGAACGACGCCAAATACAAGGCCTGCGGGCACATGTTGCTGCTTAA
- the adhC gene encoding alcohol dehydrogenase class 3: protein MTDKFIKSKAAIAWGPNQPLSIEEVDVMLPRKGEVLVKVIASGVCHTDAFTLSGDDPEGIFPVILGHEGGGIVEQIGEGVTSVQVGDHVIPLYTPECGECKFCKSGKTNLCQQIRETQGKGLMPDGTTRFYKDGQPIFHYMGCSTFSEYTVLPEISLAKVNKEAPLEEVCLLGCGVTTGMGAVMNTAKVEEGATVAIFGLGGIGLSAVIGATMAKASRIIAIDINESKFELAKKLGATDFINPKDYDKPIQDVIVELTDGGVDYSFECIGNVNLMRSALECCHKGWGESIVIGVAGAGQEISTRPFQLVTGRVWRGSAFGGVKGRTELPDYVERYLQGEFKLSDFITHTMGLEDINESFDLMHRGESIRTVIHFDK, encoded by the coding sequence ATGACTGACAAATTTATTAAATCCAAAGCGGCTATTGCTTGGGGTCCAAACCAACCACTATCAATCGAAGAAGTGGATGTAATGTTACCTAGAAAAGGTGAAGTGTTAGTTAAAGTGATCGCATCTGGCGTATGTCATACCGATGCATTCACATTATCTGGCGATGATCCAGAAGGTATCTTCCCTGTAATTCTTGGTCACGAAGGTGGCGGTATCGTTGAGCAAATCGGCGAAGGCGTTACCAGTGTTCAAGTAGGCGATCACGTTATTCCTTTATATACACCAGAATGTGGCGAATGTAAGTTCTGTAAATCAGGCAAAACCAACCTTTGCCAACAGATCCGTGAAACACAGGGTAAAGGCCTAATGCCAGATGGCACTACGCGTTTTTATAAAGACGGTCAACCAATCTTCCATTATATGGGTTGTTCAACATTCTCTGAATACACTGTATTACCAGAAATCTCGTTAGCGAAAGTTAACAAAGAAGCACCGCTCGAAGAGGTATGTTTACTTGGTTGTGGTGTTACGACTGGTATGGGCGCGGTAATGAACACTGCTAAAGTTGAAGAAGGCGCAACTGTTGCTATCTTCGGTCTAGGCGGTATCGGTCTTTCTGCTGTTATCGGTGCTACGATGGCTAAGGCTAGTCGTATTATTGCTATCGATATTAACGAAAGTAAATTCGAACTAGCGAAGAAATTAGGTGCAACAGACTTCATTAATCCAAAAGATTATGACAAGCCAATTCAAGACGTTATCGTTGAATTAACTGACGGTGGTGTAGATTACTCATTCGAATGTATTGGTAACGTTAACCTAATGCGTTCTGCATTAGAATGTTGTCATAAAGGTTGGGGTGAATCAATCGTCATTGGTGTGGCTGGGGCAGGTCAAGAAATCTCAACACGTCCATTCCAACTAGTAACTGGTCGTGTATGGCGTGGTTCTGCATTCGGTGGTGTTAAAGGCCGTACAGAACTACCTGATTACGTTGAACGTTATTTACAAGGTGAATTCAAATTAAGTGATTTCATTACCCACACCATGGGTCTTGAAGACATCAATGAATCATTTGATTTAATGCACCGCGGTGAAAGTATCCGTACCGTTATTCATTTCGATAAGTAA
- the plsB gene encoding glycerol-3-phosphate acyltransferase gives MITPMQQTPSMLSRSFVNGLVKSQYVPDNPVDALNLDLARPIVYALKTKSMTDLVALQRACKELELPDPLTPIKVNGVIIPSYVCLDNPAPLFGRVKDTDVFFDEFQQLLRLHKDDKALDIQLMPVALFWGRAPGKEGQIPLLSLANSISPSRLRKTIIVGLNRKDNLVRFNKPVSLRFMADQHGTDEKLAQKLIRVAKIHFSRQKLAASGPKLPNRYQLFEQLLRNPEVKKAIQIEIAEHNISAKKAEKRANDYIDEIVSDFSYKLVKNTSNFLGWLWNKIYSGIKVNNAEQVRKLAADGHEIVFMPCHRSHMDYLLISYVIYNEGLIPPHIAAGINLNFFPAGPMFRRGGAFFLRRTFKGNKLYATIFREYLSLLFSKGYSVEFFTEGGRSRTGRLLPPKTGMLNMTLQAMLREQSRPITLVPVYLGYDHVMEVSTYVKELSGANKKKESLFQVFGIAKKLKNYGQAFVNFGEPINLNQYLNKHVENWRDDMNMPVEEQPEWLNQTTRDLANQVMVNINSAAAVNALTICALILHAAPHKALSREILVQQIDSYLKLLRNNPYSEFSTLPENSAEEIVDQAISLKKFTVREDSLGQMLSMSYEQAVLLTFYRNNILHLFALPSLIAAIVTEKPQTNVDEINAKVRQLYPLIKAELYLKYSDHELDDCITDTLIEMQTQGLIVNSDSVIIPVNEHLMSLRLLAASIQETLQRYAIVLTVLEHNQVIEKSQLEDRSQLIAERLSSLNGVSAPEFFDKKVLAIFINKLQELHYLSDAGTATADKISQLANIVRSLTTLEVKQTISDVMLSQQSNDT, from the coding sequence ATGATAACACCTATGCAACAAACACCGTCAATGTTAAGTCGAAGTTTCGTTAACGGCTTAGTTAAATCTCAGTACGTACCAGATAACCCCGTTGATGCGTTAAATCTAGATTTAGCACGTCCTATTGTTTACGCTTTAAAAACTAAATCGATGACCGATCTCGTTGCATTACAACGAGCTTGTAAAGAGCTAGAGTTGCCCGATCCGCTAACACCAATCAAAGTTAACGGGGTCATTATTCCCAGTTATGTTTGCTTAGATAACCCAGCGCCACTCTTCGGCCGAGTAAAAGATACCGACGTATTTTTTGACGAATTTCAACAGCTATTACGTTTACACAAAGATGATAAAGCCCTTGATATTCAGTTAATGCCAGTGGCATTGTTCTGGGGACGCGCACCCGGTAAAGAAGGTCAAATACCACTACTGTCATTAGCAAACAGTATTTCACCAAGCCGTTTACGTAAAACAATCATTGTGGGTCTTAATCGCAAAGATAACTTAGTCCGTTTTAATAAACCTGTATCACTACGTTTCATGGCCGATCAGCATGGCACTGATGAAAAACTGGCGCAAAAATTAATTCGTGTCGCCAAAATCCACTTCAGTCGTCAGAAATTAGCAGCCTCAGGTCCTAAACTACCGAATCGCTATCAACTATTTGAGCAACTGCTACGTAATCCAGAAGTTAAAAAAGCCATCCAAATTGAAATCGCAGAACATAATATTTCAGCGAAAAAGGCGGAGAAACGTGCCAATGATTATATTGATGAAATTGTCAGTGATTTTTCTTATAAACTAGTCAAAAACACCAGTAATTTTCTGGGCTGGTTATGGAATAAAATCTACAGTGGGATCAAGGTAAATAACGCAGAACAAGTGCGTAAACTTGCTGCTGATGGCCATGAAATTGTCTTTATGCCTTGTCATCGTAGCCACATGGATTACTTACTTATTTCTTATGTGATTTACAATGAAGGTTTGATCCCTCCACACATTGCCGCTGGTATTAATCTTAACTTCTTCCCTGCAGGCCCTATGTTCCGTCGTGGTGGTGCATTCTTTTTACGCCGGACGTTTAAAGGCAATAAACTTTACGCAACTATCTTTAGAGAATATCTAAGTTTGTTATTCTCGAAAGGCTATTCTGTTGAGTTCTTTACCGAAGGTGGCCGCAGCCGTACAGGACGCTTATTACCGCCAAAAACAGGTATGCTTAACATGACCTTACAAGCGATGTTAAGAGAGCAAAGCCGACCAATTACGTTAGTGCCGGTATATCTAGGCTACGATCATGTAATGGAAGTAAGCACCTACGTAAAAGAATTATCCGGGGCTAACAAAAAGAAAGAAAGTCTATTCCAAGTATTTGGGATCGCCAAAAAGCTTAAAAATTACGGCCAAGCATTTGTTAACTTTGGTGAACCGATCAACCTTAACCAATATTTAAATAAGCACGTTGAAAACTGGCGTGATGACATGAATATGCCGGTTGAAGAACAGCCTGAATGGTTAAATCAAACAACACGTGACCTTGCAAATCAGGTGATGGTGAATATCAATAGTGCCGCTGCGGTAAATGCCTTAACTATTTGCGCATTGATTCTACACGCAGCCCCACATAAAGCTTTAAGCCGAGAAATTTTAGTTCAACAAATTGATAGTTACTTAAAACTACTGCGTAATAACCCGTATAGTGAATTCAGTACCTTGCCTGAAAACAGTGCAGAAGAAATCGTAGATCAAGCAATCTCACTGAAAAAGTTCACCGTACGTGAAGATAGCTTAGGACAAATGCTATCGATGTCATACGAGCAAGCCGTACTATTAACCTTCTACCGTAACAATATTTTGCACCTGTTTGCACTGCCGTCATTAATTGCAGCAATTGTGACTGAAAAGCCACAGACAAACGTAGATGAAATTAACGCTAAAGTTCGTCAGCTTTACCCGTTAATTAAAGCGGAATTATACTTGAAATATTCAGACCATGAATTAGATGATTGTATCACTGATACGTTAATTGAGATGCAGACACAGGGGTTAATCGTCAATAGTGACAGTGTCATTATACCGGTTAACGAACACTTAATGTCACTGAGACTACTTGCTGCAAGCATCCAAGAAACACTACAACGTTATGCGATTGTACTGACCGTATTAGAGCATAACCAAGTCATTGAAAAGAGCCAGCTCGAAGATCGTAGTCAGTTAATTGCCGAACGTTTATCATCGCTAAACGGTGTGAGTGCGCCAGAATTTTTTGATAAGAAAGTGCTCGCTATCTTTATTAATAAACTCCAAGAACTGCACTATTTATCAGATGCAGGCACTGCCACAGCCGATAAAATTAGTCAGTTAGCGAATATAGTCAGAAGCTTAACCACGCTTGAAGTGAAGCAAACAATCTCGGATGTAATGCTTAGTCAACAATCTAACGATACCTAA
- a CDS encoding methyl-accepting chemotaxis protein: MTLILVWILESTLLGKTVDKPREENVENITSVNTNAILVSMLQEEIPPCIDELKDDLNKTQQINSESFITLNSDFYQLLRMSAEQSASLHKVLFSISKDKALALTGKEYYDPDAIDLKTFIESTHQFLNICSDLMMETTAQSNDAVNKIAVMESQMNNINGLVDNAQKIARQTNLLSLNAAIEAARAGEMGRGFAVVAQEIRLLSDTSNKFNEDIRGEVTQAMTTFVEAKSMVESLAKDNAEKSSQTQSRLHLELIKFAELEESLEMNLDNLMSLSVDTKACVNDSVRSLQVEDIISQLSEHSVLQAENMKQVLFACSELLSAEKNVDQDTFVNKLKVAAEQLKQQSLQVQNKTISTGSMNEGEIELF; encoded by the coding sequence GTGACATTAATATTAGTGTGGATACTTGAATCTACTCTCTTGGGCAAGACGGTAGATAAACCCAGGGAAGAAAACGTTGAGAATATAACATCGGTGAACACCAACGCGATATTGGTCAGTATGCTACAAGAAGAGATCCCGCCATGTATCGATGAATTAAAAGATGATTTGAACAAAACGCAGCAAATCAATAGTGAGTCGTTTATCACCTTAAATAGCGATTTTTATCAGTTATTGCGTATGTCAGCAGAGCAATCCGCATCTTTACATAAAGTACTGTTCAGTATCTCTAAAGATAAAGCCTTAGCCCTTACAGGGAAAGAATATTATGATCCTGACGCAATTGATTTAAAAACATTCATTGAATCAACACACCAGTTTCTTAATATTTGTTCTGATTTAATGATGGAGACTACAGCGCAAAGTAATGATGCTGTCAATAAGATCGCAGTGATGGAAAGTCAGATGAATAATATTAATGGACTTGTTGATAATGCACAGAAAATCGCTAGGCAAACCAATTTACTTTCTTTGAATGCAGCGATTGAAGCTGCTCGGGCTGGAGAGATGGGACGTGGTTTTGCCGTTGTAGCACAAGAAATACGACTATTATCTGATACTTCAAATAAATTTAATGAGGATATCAGAGGAGAAGTGACACAAGCGATGACCACATTTGTCGAAGCGAAATCAATGGTTGAATCATTAGCGAAAGATAATGCTGAAAAATCATCGCAGACACAATCGCGGTTACACCTAGAATTAATTAAATTTGCCGAATTAGAAGAAAGCTTAGAAATGAACTTAGATAACCTCATGAGTTTATCGGTAGATACCAAAGCATGTGTTAATGATTCAGTTCGAAGTCTGCAGGTTGAAGATATAATTAGTCAATTATCGGAACATAGTGTGTTGCAAGCGGAGAATATGAAACAAGTATTATTTGCGTGTAGTGAATTACTATCGGCAGAGAAAAATGTCGACCAAGATACCTTTGTTAATAAGCTTAAAGTTGCCGCGGAACAGTTAAAGCAGCAATCACTGCAAGTACAAAACAAGACGATTAGTACGGGGTCTATGAATGAAGGTGAAATAGAGTTGTTTTAA
- the ubiA gene encoding 4-hydroxybenzoate octaprenyltransferase — MSFMTSKMKDYIQLTRMDKPIGTLLLLWPTLWALWIAAEGLPKLDVLFVFTLGVILMRAAGCVINDFADRHVDGHVKRTENRPLASGRISSRAALIFFFCLTLLAFLLVLTMNTLTILLSFVGVGLAACYPFMKRYTHLPQVVLGMAFGWAIPMGFAAQLDTVPSYAWLLFVANILWTVAYDTLYAMVDRDDDLKIGIKSTAILFGKKDKLIVGLLQLSSLLCLGILGWLLVLPAVYFVGLILVAGLFVYQQKLIVDRDRDSCFKAFLHNNYVGMIIFASLFLSYL; from the coding sequence ATGTCGTTCATGACATCAAAAATGAAAGATTACATACAGCTTACTCGTATGGATAAGCCTATTGGTACCTTGCTGTTATTGTGGCCAACGCTGTGGGCGCTGTGGATTGCAGCTGAAGGGCTCCCTAAGTTAGATGTGCTCTTCGTGTTTACATTGGGGGTTATTTTAATGCGTGCGGCGGGGTGTGTCATTAATGATTTTGCTGATCGGCATGTTGATGGTCATGTAAAACGCACTGAAAATAGGCCGCTTGCTTCTGGGCGTATATCAAGCCGTGCAGCGTTGATATTTTTCTTTTGCTTAACCTTGCTGGCTTTTTTACTTGTGTTAACCATGAATACATTGACGATTCTATTATCGTTTGTGGGGGTAGGCCTTGCCGCGTGCTATCCATTTATGAAGCGTTATACCCATCTACCTCAAGTTGTATTAGGTATGGCATTTGGTTGGGCTATTCCGATGGGTTTTGCGGCGCAACTAGATACTGTACCGAGTTATGCATGGTTATTATTTGTGGCAAATATTTTATGGACTGTTGCTTACGATACCTTATATGCCATGGTTGACCGAGATGATGATTTAAAAATTGGCATTAAATCTACCGCGATTTTATTTGGTAAAAAAGATAAATTGATCGTAGGGTTATTACAATTGTCATCATTATTATGCCTTGGCATACTTGGCTGGTTATTAGTATTACCGGCGGTATACTTTGTGGGATTAATACTCGTTGCAGGCTTGTTTGTTTATCAACAAAAGTTGATCGTAGATCGTGATAGAGATTCTTGTTTTAAAGCGTTTTTACATAATAATTATGTCGGTATGATTATTTTTGCGAGTCTATTTTTAAGTTACTTATAG
- the ubiC gene encoding chorismate--pyruvate lyase, whose protein sequence is MPDFVVEKVIYNMSDNIKNTQTSEQTLLNYPIGCDSKWLWPTILEEKLSANLYDWLVDTGSLTARLKQHCQTFTVEILAEGHYQLSDDEKIRLNLTDNLGFVREVLLKLDGVPWVFARSVIPLNTLTAPGGELEQLGNRSLGSVLFSAPDMQRSEIEIAEFHSHSKVYSLSHLFSSAPKASLFGRRSCFLLGGQSLLVSEVFLPDALAYK, encoded by the coding sequence ATGCCTGATTTCGTTGTTGAAAAAGTAATTTATAATATGTCAGACAATATAAAAAATACACAAACGAGTGAGCAGACATTACTAAACTATCCTATTGGCTGTGATTCGAAGTGGTTGTGGCCAACTATATTAGAAGAAAAACTATCTGCGAATCTTTATGATTGGCTCGTTGATACGGGGTCATTAACTGCTAGATTGAAGCAACATTGTCAGACATTTACGGTTGAAATATTAGCTGAAGGCCATTATCAATTATCCGACGATGAAAAGATTAGATTAAACCTAACAGATAACTTAGGTTTTGTTCGTGAAGTACTATTAAAACTTGATGGCGTACCTTGGGTCTTTGCGCGTAGCGTTATCCCGTTAAATACGCTAACTGCACCAGGTGGTGAACTGGAGCAGTTAGGGAATCGTTCATTAGGTAGCGTATTGTTTAGCGCACCAGATATGCAACGTAGTGAAATTGAAATAGCTGAATTTCATTCACACAGTAAAGTATATTCATTGTCTCATCTGTTTTCATCTGCTCCTAAAGCATCGTTATTCGGGCGTCGTTCGTGTTTTCTATTAGGTGGGCAGTCATTACTTGTTTCTGAAGTGTTTTTACCTGATGCCTTAGCGTATAAATAA
- the lexA gene encoding LexA repressor has translation MKALTQRQAEVFELVKQHIKNTGMPPTRAEIAKELGFRSPNAAEEHLKALARKGHIEILAGTSRGIRLLVDADEASNDSGLPLIGQVAAGEPILAQEHIEAHYNVDPSMFTPTADFLLRVRGESMRNIGIMDGDLLAVHKTKNISKGQVVVARVDDEVTVKRFEQQDNEILLHPENDEMSTIRVDLNFQSFDIEGVAVGIIRNTDWM, from the coding sequence ATGAAAGCATTGACACAAAGACAAGCAGAAGTATTTGAATTAGTTAAACAACATATTAAAAATACTGGTATGCCACCTACCCGAGCTGAAATTGCTAAGGAACTTGGTTTCCGTTCACCTAATGCTGCAGAAGAGCATTTAAAGGCATTAGCACGAAAGGGCCATATCGAAATTCTTGCGGGTACTTCTCGCGGTATTCGTTTGTTGGTTGATGCTGACGAAGCCAGTAATGACAGTGGTTTACCTTTAATTGGGCAGGTTGCCGCCGGTGAGCCAATTTTAGCGCAAGAACATATTGAAGCACACTATAATGTTGACCCTTCAATGTTTACGCCAACGGCAGATTTTTTACTGCGTGTACGTGGTGAAAGTATGCGTAATATAGGGATTATGGATGGCGATTTATTAGCTGTACATAAAACTAAAAATATCAGTAAAGGCCAAGTTGTTGTTGCACGTGTTGACGATGAAGTTACTGTTAAGCGTTTTGAACAGCAGGACAATGAAATTTTACTGCATCCTGAAAATGACGAAATGAGCACAATTCGTGTTGATTTAAATTTCCAAAGTTTTGATATTGAAGGTGTCGCAGTCGGCATTATTCGTAATACCGATTGGATGTAA
- a CDS encoding chemotaxis protein CheY, with protein sequence MKRILAVDDSVSIREMVQFTLKQAGYHVDAAVDGVDGLEKAKTGHFDLIISDINMPRMDGISLIRQLRNERTYKFTPILMLTTESGSDKKMDGKSAGATGWIVKPFNPEKLIATVQKVLG encoded by the coding sequence ATGAAACGAATATTAGCTGTCGATGACTCGGTATCCATTCGTGAAATGGTTCAATTCACCCTAAAACAGGCTGGTTATCATGTGGATGCCGCTGTTGATGGTGTGGATGGATTAGAAAAAGCTAAAACGGGACACTTTGATCTTATAATTTCTGATATCAATATGCCTCGTATGGACGGAATTAGCTTAATTAGGCAACTACGTAATGAGCGAACTTATAAATTTACCCCTATCTTAATGTTAACCACCGAATCGGGCAGTGACAAAAAGATGGATGGTAAATCTGCTGGCGCGACAGGTTGGATAGTGAAACCCTTTAACCCTGAAAAACTCATTGCTACCGTGCAAAAAGTATTGGGGTAA